A single region of the Agromyces sp. Leaf222 genome encodes:
- a CDS encoding DUF2637 domain-containing protein, translating to MQAMTPRSNDVRLATLTAVAGTVFIAAGAFWLSFTSLSDLARRSGVDAGQAWMWPLIVDGIIVVATVAAVALTGTRGAWYPWMLLVAGAGISVAANAIHAVVAETTEVPLVLAACVASVPPMVLLAITHLTSVLMGSKSSTQPDTRHITTSTAPARAVAKARRALPPAAATSAPIAIRDDASSLRSLGWSNAAIAKKLGVHPSTIGRWLSDHVGAPSSQTDTLREGASDG from the coding sequence ATGCAGGCGATGACGCCGCGTTCCAATGATGTTCGGCTGGCGACGTTGACTGCGGTCGCCGGTACCGTCTTCATCGCCGCGGGTGCGTTCTGGCTCTCGTTCACTTCGCTCAGCGATCTCGCACGGCGTTCCGGAGTGGATGCCGGTCAGGCGTGGATGTGGCCGCTCATCGTCGACGGCATCATTGTGGTCGCGACGGTCGCAGCGGTCGCACTCACCGGCACCCGGGGCGCCTGGTATCCGTGGATGCTGCTGGTCGCGGGCGCCGGCATCTCGGTTGCCGCGAACGCGATTCATGCAGTCGTTGCGGAGACGACCGAGGTTCCGCTGGTGCTCGCGGCCTGCGTCGCATCCGTGCCGCCGATGGTGCTGTTGGCCATCACCCACCTGACGTCGGTGCTGATGGGTTCGAAGAGCAGCACCCAACCGGATACCCGGCACATCACGACATCGACAGCACCGGCGCGCGCTGTGGCGAAGGCGCGGCGTGCGCTCCCGCCTGCTGCTGCGACGTCGGCCCCCATCGCCATCCGCGACGATGCGTCATCGCTGCGGTCGCTCGGTTGGTCGAACGCGGCGATCGCGAAAAAACTCGGCGTGCACCCGTCCACGATCGGGCGTTGGCTGAGCGATCACGTCGGCGCACCTTCCTCGCAGACCGACACCCTAAGGGAAGGTGCGAGCGATGGATGA
- a CDS encoding bifunctional DNA primase/polymerase, translated as MRFGEVLLLTSRLSPRDAARAFADAGIPVFPCIAGGKRPLTLAGFHDATADSGVVAEWWSAWPNANLAVPTGARSGLEVVDVDVTDERSGFDAFSVAQAAGILDGEYARVRTPSGGMHVYFPSAIDRPQRCWQSATAHIDFRGDGGYVVVPPSCISIDTGCATYRLSSLSSGEPRPVDAAALRSLIDPNSVRPRRDVAQAPPSAALPGTVDRQRLAAWVAQLREGERNHGLFWAACRLAEAGLMAVTIEDALGAAASSAGLADDEIAITIRSAQRHVSRSSAAQAVWQERPVVATRISESSCRR; from the coding sequence ATGAGGTTCGGCGAGGTTCTGCTCCTCACGAGCAGGCTGAGCCCGCGTGACGCCGCACGCGCGTTCGCGGATGCCGGCATACCGGTGTTCCCCTGCATCGCCGGAGGCAAGCGACCGCTGACGTTGGCCGGCTTCCATGATGCGACCGCCGATTCCGGGGTGGTCGCCGAATGGTGGTCGGCCTGGCCGAACGCGAACCTGGCGGTGCCGACTGGCGCACGGTCCGGTCTCGAAGTCGTCGACGTCGACGTCACGGACGAGCGATCTGGTTTCGACGCCTTCTCGGTGGCACAAGCGGCCGGCATTCTGGACGGCGAGTACGCACGAGTCCGCACCCCCTCAGGTGGGATGCACGTGTACTTCCCCAGTGCCATCGACCGGCCGCAACGCTGCTGGCAGTCAGCGACGGCTCACATCGATTTCCGCGGCGACGGCGGCTACGTCGTGGTCCCGCCCTCGTGCATCTCAATCGACACCGGTTGCGCCACGTACCGACTCTCCTCGCTCAGCTCAGGGGAGCCGCGCCCGGTCGACGCGGCCGCGCTTCGCTCGCTGATCGATCCGAACTCGGTACGACCGCGAAGGGATGTTGCGCAAGCCCCGCCGTCGGCAGCGCTACCCGGCACCGTGGACCGGCAGCGCCTCGCGGCGTGGGTGGCTCAGCTGCGGGAAGGCGAGCGGAATCACGGCCTGTTCTGGGCAGCATGCCGACTCGCCGAGGCAGGGCTCATGGCCGTCACAATCGAAGACGCGCTCGGTGCGGCCGCCTCGAGCGCGGGCCTCGCCGACGACGAGATCGCCATCACCATCCGGTCAGCCCAACGCCACGTCAGTCGGAGCTCGGCTGCGCAGGCCGTCTGGCAGGAACGCCCGGTGGTCGCAACGCGGATCAGCGAGTCATCATGCAGGCGATGA
- a CDS encoding ParB N-terminal domain-containing protein, with protein MTGGQGHIELDRSIESIRIGARHRHDLGDIKGLAASIERQGLLQPITVTPDGDLVCGARRLAALRLLGLRQISVWVRSGISDDLARLLAEQDDNALHKSLAPTEAAALYREVKELLAEDAQRRQQASRFQAGGAHPDGAAPGAAPSPRGSGDARAQAAQLVSGSRSYNTHERIGRLQQIADDETAPADVRADARRALEAIDGGAPVKPTLRALTEQLEGTDDLDEETELQQLAQTALTRVKSEPRSKRRGRVSAARDDGELLRLPARAFVLQWSDLHEWWRRFDAEEVAAALTDEQWAQFEATIEGSVEFAESLRNLRRRALAASG; from the coding sequence ATGACCGGCGGGCAGGGACACATCGAGCTTGATCGGTCGATCGAATCGATCCGCATTGGTGCGCGTCACCGCCACGACCTCGGCGACATCAAAGGACTCGCCGCCTCCATCGAGCGGCAGGGACTGTTGCAGCCGATCACCGTCACGCCGGATGGGGATCTGGTCTGCGGCGCGCGCCGCCTCGCTGCCCTTCGGCTGCTCGGGCTCCGACAGATCAGTGTCTGGGTGCGATCGGGGATCTCCGATGATCTCGCCCGGCTGCTCGCTGAACAAGACGACAACGCGCTGCACAAGTCCCTCGCGCCGACCGAGGCCGCTGCCCTGTACCGAGAGGTCAAGGAACTGCTCGCGGAGGATGCCCAGAGGCGACAGCAGGCGAGCCGGTTCCAAGCCGGCGGAGCTCACCCGGACGGTGCCGCACCGGGTGCGGCACCGAGTCCACGCGGGTCCGGGGATGCCCGCGCCCAGGCCGCCCAACTCGTCAGCGGCTCTCGCTCGTACAACACGCACGAACGCATCGGGCGGCTGCAGCAGATCGCGGATGACGAGACCGCACCGGCCGACGTCCGAGCAGATGCGAGGCGGGCCCTCGAAGCCATCGATGGCGGGGCGCCCGTGAAGCCCACGCTGCGCGCGCTGACGGAGCAGCTCGAAGGCACTGATGACCTCGACGAGGAGACGGAACTGCAGCAGCTCGCGCAGACGGCACTCACTCGGGTGAAGTCGGAGCCGCGGTCCAAGCGGCGCGGTCGTGTGTCGGCAGCGCGGGATGACGGCGAGCTCCTGAGACTTCCGGCTCGCGCATTCGTCCTGCAGTGGTCGGACCTGCACGAGTGGTGGCGGCGCTTCGATGCCGAAGAGGTGGCGGCAGCGCTGACCGACGAGCAGTGGGCCCAGTTCGAGGCGACGATCGAAGGATCAGTCGAGTTCGCCGAGTCGCTTCGCAACCTCCGACGTCGCGCCCTCGCCGCATCAGGATGA
- a CDS encoding DUF6112 family protein has translation MIDIDPNGTGLPGIDQLRVIVGAVMTVGLILAVLALIVAAIVWGFGANSSNPHLASRGKSGVLIACGAAIICGAAVTLTNFFWNVGQAI, from the coding sequence ATGATCGACATCGACCCCAATGGCACCGGCCTGCCCGGCATCGACCAGCTCCGTGTCATCGTCGGCGCAGTCATGACCGTCGGCTTGATCCTCGCCGTGCTCGCGCTGATCGTCGCTGCAATCGTCTGGGGCTTCGGCGCGAACTCGTCGAATCCGCACCTGGCATCGCGGGGCAAGTCAGGCGTACTGATCGCGTGCGGCGCAGCGATCATCTGCGGAGCTGCGGTGACGCTGACGAACTTCTTCTGGAACGTCGGCCAAGCCATCTGA
- a CDS encoding M23 family metallopeptidase produces MHRLAIILLVLLFAGPPAALVGVAAFVNPAARACASGSLIIGDIPDSLTATTRSGHTIALNKSQLGHAATITTVGSQTVGVGRDGVIIAIMAALTESGLRMLANPSAHPESARYPNDGNGSDHDSLGLFQMRPASGWGSVAELMNPDYQARAFYGGTTGPNAGSPRGLLDVFGWRELDRGAAAQAVEVSAFPDRYREYEPVAESILTELTRSGGRAGSGAGAAPPRVPETTRVVFPLPDGTYTGTDSFGWRVDPVTGERRFHAGSDLAAPAGTAILAVADGRVVFAGERGTYGGLIVLEHTVAGLTVASFYAHMYDEGIHVAVGDTVAAGQHIGDVGSAGKSTGPHLHLEIHPGGQGEPAVDAVDWLSDHGAAGVGDADLTIAGCRPERTH; encoded by the coding sequence ATGCATCGCCTCGCCATCATCCTTCTCGTTCTGCTCTTTGCCGGCCCACCGGCAGCGCTCGTCGGCGTTGCCGCATTCGTCAACCCTGCAGCGCGCGCCTGCGCATCGGGTTCATTGATCATCGGAGATATCCCCGACTCACTGACGGCTACGACCCGATCCGGCCACACCATCGCTCTGAACAAGAGCCAGCTCGGCCACGCTGCGACGATCACGACGGTCGGCTCACAGACCGTCGGGGTCGGTCGCGACGGCGTGATCATCGCCATCATGGCCGCGCTCACCGAATCCGGTCTCAGGATGCTCGCGAATCCCAGCGCGCACCCCGAATCGGCTAGGTACCCCAATGACGGCAACGGCTCTGATCACGATTCACTCGGACTGTTCCAGATGCGACCGGCATCTGGATGGGGCAGCGTCGCGGAGCTGATGAACCCGGACTACCAAGCCCGCGCCTTCTACGGCGGTACGACTGGGCCGAACGCGGGCTCGCCACGGGGCCTGCTCGACGTCTTCGGTTGGCGGGAGCTCGACCGCGGTGCCGCGGCTCAGGCCGTCGAGGTCAGCGCCTTCCCAGATCGCTACCGCGAGTACGAACCGGTCGCCGAGTCGATCCTCACGGAGCTCACTCGCTCCGGCGGGCGTGCAGGCAGCGGCGCAGGGGCCGCTCCCCCACGCGTGCCGGAGACCACGCGGGTCGTGTTCCCCCTGCCGGATGGCACCTACACGGGCACCGACAGCTTCGGTTGGCGTGTCGACCCAGTCACCGGCGAGCGCCGCTTCCACGCCGGCAGCGACCTGGCGGCGCCTGCGGGCACGGCGATCCTGGCCGTGGCGGACGGCCGAGTTGTCTTCGCCGGTGAACGCGGAACGTACGGCGGGCTGATCGTGCTCGAGCACACCGTCGCCGGCCTGACGGTCGCCTCCTTCTACGCACACATGTACGACGAGGGCATCCACGTCGCCGTCGGAGACACCGTGGCGGCCGGCCAACACATCGGCGACGTCGGCTCAGCAGGCAAATCGACTGGCCCGCACCTGCACCTCGAGATCCACCCCGGCGGCCAGGGCGAGCCTGCCGTGGACGCCGTCGACTGGCTGTCAGACCATGGGGCAGCAGGTGTCGGTGACGCCGACCTCACGATCGCCGGATGCCGCCCCGAAAGGACCCACTGA
- a CDS encoding DUF6112 family protein — protein MDIFPDFGAVGAATELRSIIGALMTYVLIFAVLMLIISAVTWALASSNGHVQTAGRARIGVLVAAGSAALAGCGIAWANFLLSVGSGM, from the coding sequence ATGGACATCTTCCCCGACTTCGGCGCCGTTGGTGCCGCCACCGAGCTCCGCAGCATCATCGGCGCGCTCATGACCTACGTGCTGATCTTCGCCGTGCTCATGCTCATCATCAGCGCCGTGACGTGGGCGCTTGCATCGTCGAATGGCCATGTTCAGACCGCCGGTCGTGCTCGCATTGGGGTGTTGGTCGCTGCTGGCTCGGCAGCATTGGCCGGCTGCGGCATCGCGTGGGCGAACTTCCTACTCTCGGTCGGCTCAGGGATGTAA
- a CDS encoding SCO6880 family protein — translation MHTDTALFGTRLAPVQFSRLTKRGVLLGLSMPQFVASGTALLTLVSALYTAGASGVAWTSPIWGPAALTAVIPIGGRKLVEWVPITTKWMLRAARGQLTYRRRIMRPRPVGTLALPGDAAALREWQDPESGAVMIHDPHEQTLTAIVSISHPAFALVDPGEQHRRVQGWGRVLAGACRSGRLARIQVSERTLPDSGTGLAEWWEHHGTDDDSWAANTYRDLIERAGPAGERHATTISLALDLNAASRQVRANGGGMRGAATVLRQEMTALSGALRTADLIVGGWITAPELATALRSAYDPSIGVELDRYPDVGRDLATAGPVAVTESWDRLRTDTAFHAVLWISEWPRSQVYPGFLAPLVFTNGVLRTLSLHYIPVRADQAARDLRKKKTELISDAHQRSRVGQIEDASATAEYGDVLQQEADLTAGHGVLRVTGLISVSASTVDDLDAAVATIEQAAIQASCEVRRLTGQQAQAFSAATLPLCRNV, via the coding sequence ATGCACACCGACACCGCCCTCTTCGGCACGAGGCTCGCCCCGGTGCAGTTCTCCCGGCTCACCAAACGGGGGGTGCTGCTCGGCCTGTCCATGCCACAGTTCGTCGCGTCGGGTACCGCACTGCTCACGCTCGTGAGCGCGCTCTACACGGCCGGGGCATCCGGCGTCGCCTGGACCTCGCCGATTTGGGGGCCCGCAGCACTCACCGCGGTGATCCCTATCGGCGGAAGGAAGCTCGTCGAATGGGTGCCCATCACGACCAAATGGATGCTTCGCGCTGCGCGCGGGCAGCTCACTTACCGGCGCAGGATCATGCGGCCCCGCCCGGTCGGCACGCTCGCGCTCCCCGGTGACGCGGCCGCGCTCCGCGAGTGGCAGGATCCAGAGTCAGGAGCGGTGATGATCCATGACCCGCACGAGCAGACCCTCACGGCGATCGTCTCGATCTCTCACCCGGCATTCGCCCTCGTCGACCCCGGCGAGCAGCACCGACGAGTGCAAGGGTGGGGTCGCGTGCTCGCCGGCGCGTGCCGCTCAGGTCGGCTCGCACGCATCCAGGTGAGCGAACGCACCCTCCCCGACTCCGGCACCGGACTCGCCGAATGGTGGGAACATCACGGCACCGACGACGACTCGTGGGCCGCGAACACCTATCGCGACCTCATCGAACGCGCCGGACCGGCCGGCGAGCGGCACGCCACCACGATCAGCCTCGCGCTCGACTTGAACGCCGCCTCGAGGCAGGTACGCGCGAACGGGGGCGGCATGCGCGGCGCGGCTACCGTGCTCCGACAGGAAATGACCGCGCTGTCCGGCGCCCTGCGCACCGCTGACCTCATCGTCGGCGGCTGGATCACCGCTCCGGAACTCGCGACAGCGCTGCGCTCGGCGTACGACCCCTCGATCGGCGTCGAGCTCGACCGCTACCCGGATGTCGGACGAGACCTCGCCACCGCCGGCCCAGTCGCTGTGACCGAATCGTGGGACCGCCTCCGCACGGACACGGCTTTCCACGCCGTCCTCTGGATCAGCGAGTGGCCACGGTCGCAGGTCTACCCCGGCTTCCTTGCACCGCTCGTCTTCACGAACGGCGTCCTTCGTACCCTTTCGCTGCACTACATTCCGGTGCGCGCCGATCAGGCGGCGCGAGACCTCCGGAAGAAGAAGACCGAGCTCATCAGCGACGCCCATCAGCGAAGCCGGGTCGGCCAGATCGAGGATGCCTCCGCAACAGCGGAGTACGGCGACGTCCTCCAGCAAGAAGCCGACCTCACCGCCGGCCACGGCGTGCTGCGCGTGACCGGGCTGATCTCGGTGTCGGCGTCCACCGTCGACGACCTCGACGCCGCTGTCGCAACGATCGAACAGGCTGCGATCCAGGCGTCATGCGAGGTGCGACGGCTGACCGGACAGCAAGCACAGGCGTTCTCCGCAGCAACACTCCCACTCTGCAGAAACGTCTAG
- a CDS encoding DNA-processing protein DprA → MTAPDERTARMTLAAVAEPADIITGILVARLGAVETLTLLESRGTLPSDIDTAEGELWRRRLAARLSPGEPDRINARMAQRDLRVITPADEAWPAELNHLGPSAPMALWLKGDVAPLTVPIAERVTIAGARAATTYGDHIAGDLATDLASRGKVIITGGAYGIDAAAIRATTATSPGRSIVVLAGGLDRPNPTGHDDLFTNVTATGGLLISELPPDAAPTKWRFLQRGRLLAALGSATIIVEAGPRSASLNVASIAHALGRPVAAIPGPLTSPASAGTHRLIQDGIATLVMDADDITALTDPAVRYAAERTFAAAPRRTQRRAAGVAR, encoded by the coding sequence GTGACTGCACCCGACGAACGAACGGCACGGATGACGCTGGCCGCCGTTGCCGAACCCGCAGACATCATCACCGGCATTCTCGTCGCCCGTTTAGGCGCAGTCGAAACGCTCACGCTGCTGGAGTCACGCGGCACGCTCCCTTCCGACATCGACACCGCCGAAGGCGAACTCTGGCGCCGGCGGCTCGCTGCCCGCCTGAGCCCAGGCGAACCGGACCGCATCAACGCTCGTATGGCGCAGCGAGATCTGAGGGTGATCACTCCGGCCGATGAAGCCTGGCCTGCCGAGCTCAATCATCTGGGGCCGAGTGCGCCGATGGCGCTCTGGCTGAAGGGCGACGTCGCCCCGTTGACCGTCCCAATCGCCGAGCGCGTCACGATCGCCGGCGCGCGGGCAGCGACGACGTACGGCGATCACATCGCGGGCGATCTCGCGACCGACCTCGCCAGCCGCGGAAAGGTGATCATCACGGGTGGCGCGTACGGCATCGACGCCGCCGCAATCCGCGCCACAACGGCCACTTCACCCGGACGATCGATCGTGGTCCTCGCCGGTGGGCTCGACCGACCCAACCCGACCGGGCACGACGACCTCTTCACAAACGTCACCGCGACCGGCGGCCTGCTCATCAGTGAGCTCCCCCCAGACGCGGCGCCCACCAAGTGGCGCTTTCTGCAACGCGGCCGTCTCCTGGCCGCACTGGGCAGCGCGACTATCATCGTCGAGGCTGGCCCTCGCTCCGCATCCCTCAATGTCGCCAGCATCGCCCACGCGCTCGGCCGCCCTGTCGCCGCGATCCCTGGTCCCCTCACGTCGCCCGCGAGTGCGGGCACGCACCGTCTGATCCAAGATGGAATCGCAACCCTCGTCATGGATGCCGACGACATCACCGCCCTCACCGACCCCGCCGTCCGCTACGCCGCCGAGCGCACCTTCGCTGCCGCACCGCGACGCACACAACGCCGCGCAGCCGGCGTCGCACGCTGA
- a CDS encoding conjugal transfer protein TrbL — protein MSICDVPVIAEVCTNVGEGTASLVTAPFDWLASAMGSAAAWMFEAVWTAFDTTTLVDVTDPTYLQVFNVLFGVAVFVTLIFFFLQLITGLVHRDPTALPRAGLGLAKSILGSFVIVGLTALLLEITDQLTIGIVQATGNTMAGMGDRIALLASGLATINIGAPGVGAIITIFLSALAISAAAIVWFSLLIRKALLLVAVVFGPIALAGATWDATKGWFGKWVAFIVALVLSKLVLVVIFLVAIAQVAAPIDADLASISDPIAGIVLMFVAAFAPYITYKFLNFVGFDMYHAMSSEQEAKSALNRPVPVPSGPSLDNAKKVLDGGRGGSDAGGAVPTTPTGATAGHAGGSSPASSGGAASSAGAGAAGSGASAGAGTAGASGAGAAAGPIGLAAVAGAQVVGATASAGHRFGSSLGQVGDAHAGTPDASASATPTASLPPAPESRPRPTEPSLPITPMPPRKDA, from the coding sequence ATGAGCATCTGCGACGTCCCAGTCATCGCCGAGGTCTGCACGAACGTCGGCGAGGGCACCGCGTCGCTCGTCACAGCGCCGTTCGACTGGCTGGCCTCGGCGATGGGCTCGGCCGCGGCATGGATGTTCGAAGCCGTCTGGACGGCGTTCGACACCACAACCCTCGTCGATGTCACCGACCCGACCTACCTGCAGGTCTTCAACGTCCTGTTCGGCGTCGCCGTATTCGTGACGCTGATCTTCTTCTTCTTGCAGCTGATCACCGGGCTCGTGCACCGCGACCCGACCGCGCTCCCCCGCGCCGGCCTCGGTCTGGCGAAATCGATCCTCGGATCGTTCGTGATCGTCGGCCTGACCGCGCTGCTGCTCGAGATCACTGACCAGCTCACGATCGGCATCGTTCAAGCCACCGGCAACACGATGGCGGGCATGGGTGACCGCATTGCCCTCCTTGCCAGCGGCCTCGCGACGATCAATATTGGGGCCCCGGGCGTGGGAGCGATCATCACGATCTTCCTGTCCGCCCTCGCGATCAGCGCCGCGGCGATCGTCTGGTTCTCCCTCCTGATTCGCAAGGCGCTCTTGCTGGTCGCGGTCGTATTCGGCCCGATCGCATTGGCCGGCGCGACCTGGGATGCCACGAAGGGATGGTTCGGCAAGTGGGTCGCGTTCATCGTGGCCCTCGTCCTGTCGAAGCTCGTGCTCGTCGTGATCTTCCTCGTTGCCATCGCCCAGGTAGCCGCCCCAATCGACGCGGATCTCGCCTCGATCAGCGACCCGATCGCCGGCATCGTGTTGATGTTCGTCGCCGCGTTCGCGCCCTACATCACCTACAAGTTCTTGAACTTCGTCGGATTCGACATGTATCACGCGATGTCCAGCGAGCAGGAGGCGAAGTCCGCACTGAATCGCCCGGTACCGGTGCCCAGCGGTCCAAGCCTCGACAACGCCAAGAAGGTGCTCGACGGCGGTCGCGGCGGCAGTGATGCCGGTGGCGCTGTACCCACAACGCCGACTGGTGCGACCGCTGGGCACGCCGGTGGCTCATCGCCCGCCTCGAGCGGTGGTGCTGCGTCGTCGGCGGGGGCAGGCGCCGCGGGAAGTGGCGCCTCGGCTGGAGCCGGCACAGCTGGGGCGTCAGGAGCAGGGGCAGCCGCTGGCCCGATCGGACTCGCTGCCGTCGCAGGCGCGCAGGTGGTCGGGGCAACGGCGAGCGCCGGTCATCGATTCGGTAGCTCCCTCGGTCAAGTCGGCGACGCGCATGCGGGTACCCCGGATGCGTCCGCAAGCGCAACGCCCACGGCATCCCTGCCACCTGCCCCGGAATCGCGCCCGCGGCCCACTGAACCGAGCCTGCCCATCACCCCGATGCCTCCGCGAAAGGATGCCTGA
- a CDS encoding ATP-binding protein → MSLDERLHTAALVSPRDEPRRERRGRRRLAAKIERDAERAAASERRIRANAERAETRAAGYLPAAGEPGPAALRTPGRLKLPKHQDTSATLAGHYPFLAEAGLGSAGVFVGQDLYSGGSFVYDPWVLYQRGMITAPNVVLAGIVGSGKSSLAKSLYTRSLPFGRRVYVPGDPKGEHTAVAEAVGGRAIILGHGLRNRLNPLDEGHRPAAASDAEWAAQLAARRRDLIGALAETVLDRPLTPLEHTAIDLALSDAVRSAEVPILPMVVDRVLQPSTADDPDGRLTEDGRLVGHALRRLVAGDLAGLFDGPSTVRFDPSLPMVSLDLSRVAENSTLISVLMTCSSAWMESALADPDGGQRWVIYDEAWRLMAYPALLRRMDAQWRLARHYGIANMLIFHKLSDLDNVGDSGSAMRALASSLLANAETRIVYRQEPDQLGSTATALGLSGTEQKLLPTLGLGQGLWRVKDRSFVVQHQLHPDELAAFDTTARMMAGAG, encoded by the coding sequence GTGAGCCTCGACGAACGACTACACACCGCAGCGCTAGTCAGCCCGCGCGACGAGCCTCGCCGAGAGCGACGAGGTCGCCGACGCCTCGCCGCGAAGATCGAGCGCGACGCTGAGCGCGCAGCTGCCAGCGAACGTCGAATCCGGGCGAATGCCGAGCGCGCAGAGACACGCGCAGCCGGATACCTGCCAGCGGCGGGCGAACCTGGGCCCGCGGCGCTTCGAACACCGGGTCGGCTCAAGTTGCCCAAGCATCAGGACACCTCTGCCACGCTCGCCGGGCACTACCCGTTCCTCGCAGAGGCGGGCCTCGGGTCTGCTGGCGTGTTCGTCGGCCAGGACCTCTACTCTGGTGGTTCCTTCGTGTACGACCCGTGGGTGCTGTACCAGCGGGGCATGATCACGGCGCCGAACGTCGTGCTTGCCGGCATCGTCGGCTCTGGCAAGTCCTCGCTGGCGAAATCGCTCTACACTCGGTCGCTGCCGTTCGGTCGGCGCGTGTACGTCCCCGGTGATCCGAAGGGCGAGCACACGGCCGTTGCCGAAGCAGTCGGCGGGCGTGCGATTATCCTGGGCCACGGACTCCGCAACCGTCTCAACCCTCTCGACGAAGGGCACAGGCCCGCCGCGGCATCCGATGCGGAATGGGCGGCGCAGCTCGCCGCGCGCCGACGCGATCTCATCGGCGCGCTTGCCGAGACCGTGCTCGACCGCCCGCTGACACCGCTCGAGCACACCGCGATCGATCTCGCTCTCAGCGATGCGGTGCGCAGCGCCGAGGTGCCGATCCTGCCGATGGTCGTCGACCGCGTACTCCAGCCGAGCACCGCGGATGACCCGGATGGCCGACTCACAGAAGATGGCCGCCTCGTCGGTCACGCACTTCGGCGCCTCGTGGCAGGCGACCTTGCCGGATTGTTTGACGGCCCCTCCACGGTGCGGTTCGATCCGAGCCTGCCGATGGTCTCGCTCGACCTGTCTCGCGTTGCCGAGAACTCGACGCTGATCTCGGTGCTCATGACGTGCTCATCGGCGTGGATGGAATCCGCGCTCGCCGATCCCGACGGCGGACAGCGGTGGGTCATCTATGACGAGGCGTGGCGGCTGATGGCGTACCCCGCGCTACTGCGGCGCATGGACGCTCAGTGGCGACTCGCTCGCCACTACGGCATCGCGAACATGTTGATTTTCCACAAGCTCTCCGACCTCGACAACGTCGGCGACTCCGGCTCCGCGATGCGCGCCCTCGCCTCCTCCTTGCTCGCGAACGCAGAGACCCGCATCGTCTACCGGCAAGAACCGGATCAGCTCGGGTCCACCGCCACGGCTCTCGGGCTGTCGGGCACCGAGCAGAAGCTACTGCCGACGCTCGGACTCGGGCAGGGCCTCTGGCGAGTCAAGGACCGCAGCTTCGTCGTGCAACACCAACTGCACCCAGACGAGCTTGCCGCTTTCGACACCACCGCACGCATGATGGCTGGCGCCGGCTAA
- a CDS encoding ArdC family protein, giving the protein MSSIPGQRVERDAKIAELHERLTVAVEQLVSGDAWVKAIEFAARFRRRSFNNVLLIHVQHAAAYQLGTVPEPAPTFVAGFKQWQALGRRVTAGQHGYAILAPLTARFATADPADPGAWHRLASAERPRAGEVVRPKLVGVRPTYVWDVSQTDGRPLPQRPAPRLLRGEAPTGLWDALAALVDRAGFVLSSAPDATALGGANGLTNFADRTVLVRADLEPAAAVKTLAHELAHLQLHDPVAAPRGIGPLAGTNPSDDVPQHRGIAEVEAESVALMIGAAHGMDTSVFTVPYVSGWADSVPGITPVEVVQATGERVRRAAGGILDELRTPQLDDGDPVALGQVQVAAARSLAPTAPPNRAMDRISTRGLA; this is encoded by the coding sequence GTGTCGTCGATTCCAGGCCAGCGCGTCGAACGCGACGCCAAGATCGCTGAGCTTCACGAACGCCTGACCGTTGCCGTCGAACAGCTCGTGTCTGGCGACGCTTGGGTCAAGGCGATCGAGTTCGCAGCGCGCTTTCGTCGACGGTCGTTCAACAACGTGCTGCTCATCCACGTACAGCACGCCGCCGCCTACCAGCTCGGAACAGTGCCCGAGCCTGCCCCGACCTTCGTCGCGGGCTTCAAGCAATGGCAGGCGCTCGGGCGACGCGTGACCGCGGGCCAACACGGGTACGCGATCCTCGCGCCGCTGACCGCGAGATTCGCGACCGCCGACCCGGCCGATCCGGGCGCGTGGCACAGGCTCGCGTCAGCTGAGCGCCCCAGAGCTGGCGAAGTGGTCCGACCGAAGCTCGTCGGCGTTCGACCCACCTACGTCTGGGATGTCTCGCAAACCGACGGGCGGCCACTCCCCCAGCGGCCTGCACCGAGGCTGCTCCGTGGCGAGGCACCAACGGGGTTGTGGGATGCTCTCGCCGCACTGGTTGATCGCGCCGGCTTCGTCCTGTCTTCGGCACCGGATGCCACCGCGCTCGGTGGCGCGAACGGGCTCACTAACTTCGCTGATCGCACCGTGCTCGTGCGCGCCGATCTCGAGCCGGCCGCGGCCGTCAAAACGCTGGCACACGAGCTGGCGCACCTCCAACTTCACGACCCGGTGGCGGCGCCACGCGGGATCGGACCGCTCGCAGGTACGAACCCCTCAGATGACGTCCCTCAGCATCGTGGGATCGCCGAGGTCGAGGCCGAATCGGTCGCGCTCATGATCGGCGCCGCGCACGGCATGGACACTTCGGTCTTCACGGTTCCATACGTGTCCGGGTGGGCCGACTCGGTGCCCGGGATCACGCCTGTCGAGGTCGTGCAGGCCACCGGCGAACGGGTACGACGCGCGGCAGGCGGCATCCTCGATGAGCTCCGAACGCCGCAGCTCGACGACGGCGATCCCGTCGCGCTCGGGCAGGTGCAGGTCGCCGCAGCTCGCTCGCTCGCTCCGACTGCGCCGCCGAACAGAGCGATGGACCGGATCAGCACGCGGGGGCTCGCATGA